Proteins encoded by one window of Bactrocera oleae isolate idBacOlea1 chromosome 4, idBacOlea1, whole genome shotgun sequence:
- the Arms gene encoding kinase D-interacting substrate of 220 kDa isoform X5, protein MGSLAHRALLQYVENNDLSGLRAILDSRHLSVDDRDENGTTGLMVVAGRGLTVFVREFLARGADVQAEDNDNWTALICAAKNGHFDIVQLLIDHGTDIEHRDMGGWTALMWAAYRGHTDLVRFLLEKGADVNVHGNYHLGPLLWAAGRGFRDIVELLVQRGAKVNVGDKYGTTALVWACRKGNAEIVDTLLKAGANVDTAGMYSWTPLLVATSGGHTDCVTSLLEKKPNVNALDKDGMTALAIASREGFQEICAALIAAGAYINIQDRAGDTPLIHAVKGGHRSVVEALLKKHADVDIQGKDRKTAIYTAVEKGHTHIVKILLSTNPDLEAATKDGDTALLRAVRNRNLEMVQMLLDRKAKVTASDKRGDTCLHIAMRARSKAIVEALLRNPKNSQLLYRANKAGETPYNIDTIHQKTILGQVFGARRLNTNEDSEGMLGYELYSSALADVLSEPTLTTPITVGLYAKWGSGKSFLLNKLRDEMNNFARQWAELPINTSGLMFLVNLHIALVLGTVVGLSSWSAMWGSIAAVLYLVFTYLLLASINYANNHMDVYWAYSVQHGIMKRFGRLRLILQVAFCHPPGAQADTQAKPVRFHFAEASSASPTGESAVTHMLAALYEAIESHYGWLSTRLYRAFRPKALKVTSGWRWRRMCCMPIVIVFELCLLTLITGISLVVAYFTYASAEEKERILVSLYVICAILVTIICTNLHGLAKAFGSLFISQGRHLRRSVRLNEGAPLTAMGAEVALMTDMVKCLDAFTNQQSRLVGVVDALDSCDTERILCVLNAIQTLLSSPNRPFVLLIAVDPHVIAKAAEANSRRLFTEGGIGGHDFLRNLVHLPVYLQNSGLRKVQRAQMTAMLFKRNYSEFPNEDGPTLGHSVSARRLSNASEIMSSQEKLRTSHNPGRSGKKMRLSESVASSIGSNLHRLGQNPQGVLDLSRIMLTDDYFSDVNPRSMRRLMNVIYITVRLLKAFQIDFSWYRLSSWINLTEQWPLRASMIVLQHDNFMDSYDDNVSLQAVYEKVRPKIACLREAAPLLELDRDERKLDAFLQLHKSDLLVADLRIFLPFTINLDPYLRKVLKEDQQSIEDEGTLMLQNKPSINPAVRIPPPIPTYVPSPAAYPPYQLFHNDYELRHRNASINSEPAMTPLIGSPSDSFGDDVLQTKLSDLTVEGVVSLLERVDDLRPALPKLSPILKENAINGRVLKYCDITDLKGVLGLNFGHWELFRLLINTLRDCEKLQRKFKPTPAIADVPAPNTTAPKDSTDTHTLAPSQPHSRKNSTTSHMEKQVTLEEQMICGALQTLNEEAFEDVASSERPSPSGLPTDAELQLISSTPMPPASPVAQRRDSILKHQNSVKTDKRVSIKQGSGQKSGSSKLQMTSNLEYISEKPSSLSSSASTLPSSGSTTLERRPSKTTGPRPASLVITKQDNKGSQFKLVRSSSVDYEDIESQVPSARSANKIILAEHLPEDESAPLVFTVHK, encoded by the exons ATGGGTTCACTAGCACATCGAGCGCTCCTACAGTATGTGGAAAATAATGACCTGTCCGGTTTGCGCGCTATCTTAGATAGTAGGCATTTATCCGTCGATGATCGTGATGAG AATGGCACCACTGGACTTATGGTTGTTGCTGGACGTGGCTTAACTGTTTTTGTGCGCGAATTCTTGGCACGCGGCGCAGATGTCCAAGCGGAGGACAATGACAATTGGACGGCACTTATATGCGCGGCCAAGAATGGTCACTTCGATATCGTACAACTGCTCATCGATCACGGCACCGATATTGAGCATCGTGATATG GGCGGTTGGACGGCATTAATGTGGGCCGCTTATCGTGGTCACACCGATCTGGTGCGTTTCCTGCTCGAGAAAGGCGCAGATGTGAATGTACATGGCAATTATCATTTGGGTCCGCTGCTGTGGGCAGCAGGTCGTGGCTTCAGAGATATTGTTGAATTGTTGGTGCAACGCGGTGCTAAGGTGAATGTCGGCGATAAGTATGGCACAACAGCGCTGGTGTGGGCGTGCCGCAAAGGCAATGCTGAGATTGTCGATACGCTACTAAAGGCCGGTGCTAATGTCGACACAGCTGGTATGTATTCGTGGACGCCGCTGCTGGTGGCCACCTCAGGCGGGCATACAGACTGTGTTACTTCGCTGCTGGAGAAGAAACCCAATGTTAATGCGCTGGATAAGGATGGCATGACCGCGTTGGCGATTGCGAGTCGTGAGGGCTTCCAA GAAATATGCGCGGCTCTGATCGCCGCTGGCGCTTACATCAACATTCAAGATCGCGCCGGCGACACACCCCTCATACATGCCGTCAAAGGTGGTCATCGCAGCGTTGTTGAAGCGCTGCTTAAAAAGCATGCTGATGTTGATATACAAGGCAAGGATCGGAAAACTGCTATATACACGGCAGTTGAGAAGGGCCATACGCATATAGTTAAGATACTCTTGTCCACCAATCCCGATCTCGAGGCGGCGACTAAAGACGGTGATACCGCGCTGCTACGCGCCGTGCGCAACCGTAATCTGGAAATGGTGCAAATGTTGTTGGATCGCAAGGCAAAGGTGACGGCGAGCGATAAACGTGGCGACACTTGCTTGCACATTGCCATGCGCGCGCGTTCCAAAGCAATTGTTGAGGCATTGCTGCGCAACCCCAAGAACAGTCAACTCTTGTACAGAGCGAATAAGGCTGGTGAGACGCCATACAATATTGATACCATACATCAAAAAACTATATTGGGACAAGTATTCGGCGCGCGTCGTCTCAATACGAATGAAGACTCGGAAGGCATGCTCGGCTATGAATTGTACTCGTCCGCTTTGGCTGATGTATTGAGTGAGCCTACGCTAACCACACCCATTACGGTCGGTTTGTACGCCAAATGGGGTAGCGGTAAAAGTTTTCTGCTCAACAAACTACGAGATGAGATGAATAATTTCGCTCGCCAGTGGGCGGAACTGCCCATCAATACGAGCGGCTTGATGTTCCTGGTTAATCTGCATATTGCGTTAGTGCTAGGCACCGTAGTCGGCCTATCTTCGTGGTCTGCCATGTGGGGCAGTATAGCAGCAGTGCTTTATTTAGTGTTCACATACCTCCTGCTTGCCAGTATTAATTATGCCAATAACCATATGGATGTCTACTGGGCATATTCGGTGCAACATGGTATTATGAAGCGTTTCGGTCGTCTGCGTCTAATATTACAGGTGGCATTCTGTCATCCGCCTGGTGCGCAAGCGGACACACAAGCGAAACCGGTGCGTTTTCACTTTGCTGAGGCGAGCAGCGCGTCGCCTACGGGCGAGAGCGCGGTTACGCATATGTTGGCTGCGCTCTATGAGGCCATCGAATCGCACTATGGCTGGCTGTCTACACGCTTGTATCGCGCGTTTCGTCCTAAAGCGTTGAAAGTGACATCCGGTTGGCGCTGGCGTCGCATGTGTTGCATGCCAATTGTGATTGTTTTCGAGTTATGTCTATTAACACTTATTACGGGTATCTCACTCGTGGTGGCGTATTTCACGTACGCTTCGGCTGAGGAAAAAGAAAGGATACTCGTTTCGCTTTATGTAATTTGCGCGATATTAGTGACTATCATTTGCACGAATTTACACGGACTGGCGAAGGCATTCGGTTCGCTCTTCATTTCACAAGGACGCCATTTGCGTCGTTCGGTGCGTCTTAATGAGGGTGCGCCACTGACTGCAATGGGCGCCGAGGTGGCTCTCATGACCGATATGGTGAAG TGCCTGGATGCTTTTACGAATCAGCAAAGCCGCCTTGTGGGCGTTGTAGACGCTTTGGATTCCTGTGATACGGAGCGCATACTTTGCGTGCTCAACGCCATACAAACGTTACTCTCCTCGCCGAATCGTCCATTTGTTTTGCTTATCGCTGTCGATCCGCATGTAATTGCGAAAGCAGCAGAGGCTAATAGCAGACGTCTCTTCACCGAAGGTGGCATTGGCGGCCACGATTTCTTGCGCAATCTAGTGCACTTGCCGGTGTATTTGCAGAATTCTGGTTTGCGTAAGGTGCAACGCGCTCAAATGACCGCTATGCTCTTCAAACGCAACTACAGTGAATTCCCCAATGAAGATGGTCCCACACTGGGACATTCGGTGTCGGCGCGTCGCTTGTCCAATGCATCGGAAATAATGTCCAGTCAAGAGAAATTGCGCACCTCGCATAATCCCGGGCGCAGCGGAAAGAAGATGCGTCTCTCCGAATCGGTGGCCAGTTCGATTGGATCGAATTTGCATCGCTTGGGTCAGAATCCGCAGGGCGTGCTCGATCTGTCGCGCATCATGTTAACCGATGACTATTTTAGTGATGTGAATCCGCGCAGCATGCGTCGTCTCATGAATGTCATCTACATAACAG TGCGTCTACTGAAAGCATTCCAAATAGACTTTAGTTGGTATCGTTTAAGTTCTTGGATCAATTTAACGGAGCAGTGGCCACTGCGCGCCAGCATGATTGTGCTGCAACACGACAACTTCATGGATTCATATGACGATAATGTATCGCTGCAAGCAGTCTATGAAAA agTACGCCCAAAAATCGCTTGTCTACGCGAGGCAGCACCATTGCTCGAGCTCGATCGTGATGAGCGCAAATTGGATGCATTCTTGCAGTTGCATAAATCGGATTTGTTAGTGGCGGATTTGCGCATATTTCTGCCTTTCACAATCAATCTCGATCCATATTTGAGAAAAGTTTTGAAAg AGGACCAACAATCGATCGAAGATGAAGGCACGCTAATGCTGCAGAATAAGCCGAGCATTAATCCTGCCGTACGCATACCCCCACCAATACCGACGTATGTGCCTTCGCCTGCTGCTTATCCCCCATATCAATTATTCCACAACGACTATGAGTTGAGACATCGAAATGCCAGTATAAATTCAGAACCGGCAATGACGCCGCTAATCGGCTCGCCAAGTGATTCGTTTGGT gatgACGTGCTGCAGACAAAACTATCCGACCTAACGGTTGAAGGTGTCGTCAGCTTGCTGGAACGCGTCGATGACTTGCGTCCCGCCTTACCGAAGTTGTCACCTATTCTCAAAGAGAATGCCATAAATGGGCGCGTACTGAAATACTGCGATATCACCGATCTGAAAGGG GTGCTCGGTCTCAATTTTGGCCACTGGGAATTATTTAGATTACTTATAAACACACTGCGAGACTGTGAAAAATTGCAACGTAAATTCAAACCAACACCGGCGATAGCTGATGTGCCAGCCCCAAACACGACGGCACCAAAAGACAGCACAGACACACATACGCTGGCGCCGAGTCAACCGCATTCACGTAAAAACTCAACCACCAGTCATATGGAAAAGCAG GTCACGCTGGAGGAGCAAATGATTTGCGGCGCATTGCAAACCCTCAACGAGGAAGCCTTCGAAGATGTGGCGAGCAGTGAGCGACCCAGCCCATCGGGTTTGCCTACAG ATGCCGAACTGCAGCTAATCAGTAGCACACCAATGCCACCAGCATCACCGGTAGCACAACGACGCGATTCAATACTGAAACATCAGAACAGTGTTAAAACTGATAAGCGTGTCAGCATCAAGCAGGGTAGCGGGCAGAAGAGTGGGAGCAGCAAACTACAAATGACATCCAATTTGGAGTACATCTCGGAGAAGCCCTCATCACTCTCATCGTCTGCATCAACGTTGCCTTCGAGCGGCTCAACAACGTTGGAACGACGGCCGAGCAAAACAACAG GTCCGCGCCCCGCCTCATTGGTCATCACAAAGCAAGACAATAAGGGTTCACAATTCAAATTGGTACGTTCATCGTCGGTTGACTATGAGGATATCGAGAGTCAAGTGCCCTCGGCGCGCTCAgcgaataaaattatattagctGAACACCTGCCGGAGGATGAATCAGCGCCGTTAGTCTTTACTGTACACAAATGA